Below is a window of Tsuneonella deserti DNA.
CAGGAAATTTTCGAAGGGCTCAAGGCCTATCGTCATCCCGACGGCAGCCTCGCGCTGTTCCGCCCCCTGGTGAACGCCGCGCGCCTCAATCGTTCTGCCGACCGGCTGGCGATGCCCAACCTGCCCGAAGATCTCTTCGTCGAGGCCTGCCGCCAGCTTGTGATCAAGGACCGCGACTGGTTTCCCACCGTGGAGGGCGGCTCGCTTTACCTGCGCCCCTTCATGTTCGCCTCCGAGGCCTTCCTCGGCGTGCGGCCCGCACGCGAGTACAAGTTCCTCGTTATCGCCAGCCCGGTGGGCAACTATTTCAAGTCGGGCGTGCCGGCGGTCTCCATCTGGGTGAGCCAGGATTATGTCCGCGCGGCGCCCGGCGGAACCGGCGCGGCCAAGACCGGCGGCAACTATGCCGCCAGCCTCGTTCCCCAGGCGGAGGCGATCTCCAAGGGGCATGACCAGGTCGTGTTCCTCGATGCGGTGGAGCGCCGCTGGATCGAGGAACTGGGCGGCATGAACCTGTTCTTCGTGTTCGCGGACGGCAGCGTAATCACGCCTCCGCTCGGCGGGACGATCCTGCCCGGGGTGACGCGCGACAGCCTGATCCAGCTCCTGCGTGACGAAGGGCTGACGATCCGCGAGGAACGCTACGCCATCGATCAGTGGCGCTCTGATGCCGAATCCGGCCGGCTGATCGAGACGATGGCTTGCGGCACCGCGGCGGTGGTCACGCCGGTGGGCAAGGTGGCGAGCCCCGATTTCGAATTCTCCATTGGCTCGGGCGGGCCGGGCCAGCTCACCCAGCGCCTGCGGGAGCGGCTGGTCGGCATCCAGCGCGGGACCGTGCCCGATCCCCACGGCTGGGTCATGCCCCTCTAGATCCGCGTCAGCGCCATCGCCGCGCGCGCAAGCCAGGGCGCGCCGGCAGCCAGGCGAGTGAGCAGCCGGCCCCCGCGATCGCTTTCGGCCAGGTTCCAGATGATGCCGGCGGTGCGCACCGGGCGCCCGGCCCGGCGGGCGAATGCTTGCTGGAAGCGCGGCGCGTTCATCCCGGACAGCCATGCCCTCGCCGCCGCTTCGCCGCTGGCCATGGCGATGGCCATGCCTTCTCCCGCCAGCGAGGGAGTCACCGCCGCCTGGTCCCCGAGGCGGTAAAGGCCCTCCTGGCTCGAACGCGCAATCCAGCCGTAGGGGACGGAGCCGACGGTATCGATGGCAAGGCCGCGCGGCGCGAACTCCATGCGCTCGCCAAAGCGCGGATACTGTGACGCCAGCCAGTCCAGCAGCGCAAGCGGATCGCCGCCGGCCTCAGCCAGCAGCGACTTGCGCAGCGCCAGGCAGACATTCGCGGTGCCGCCATCCTGCAACACGATCCCCGCATAACCGCCTTCGAAAAGGTGGAGCTCGATCCGGCCGCGCAGGATCGCCTGGAGCCGTTCGCTGGCGGGCAGGCGAAGGCGCAGGCCAAGCGCGGGGTCGGCGGCGGTACGGGGCCGGATCTGGCCGCGCACGTCACTCTTCCCGGTAGCCAGGAAGATCGCCCCGGCCTTCCACTGGCGCGTTTCACCCTCGACGAGGCCGGGTTCTACGGAGCGGGCGCGGTCGATCTCCAGCCGCGCGCCTTCCGCCACCGCGCGCGCGCGCAGGGCCGTGTCGAGTGCACGGCGCGACAGGCCGAAGCCTTCGACGGGCAGCGGTGCGGTCGCCTCGCGAGTGCCGGCGATCAATGCCAGCGTTCCGACCGGATGCCCGCCGAGCGCGGCCGGATCGACACCGATGCCTCGAAGGCGCTCCGCCGAGCGCCACGACAGGAACCCGCCGCACAGCGCATCTCCGACTTGATCGTCGCGGTCGATCAACACCGGTGAGGCCCCCGCCCTCGCCAGCATGATCGCGGCCATGCTTCCGGCCGGGCCAGCACCCAGGACGATGGGCGGCATCAGCGAATCTTCTCGACGCAGAGGCGAAAGGGGAAGGCGCGGAATACCCGTGCTCCGTCGATCCCGGCGTCAGCCAGTAGCGGCGGCCACTCGCGGGGGCGGTAGGATCTGGCAATCGACAGGTG
It encodes the following:
- a CDS encoding NAD(P)/FAD-dependent oxidoreductase: MPPIVLGAGPAGSMAAIMLARAGASPVLIDRDDQVGDALCGGFLSWRSAERLRGIGVDPAALGGHPVGTLALIAGTREATAPLPVEGFGLSRRALDTALRARAVAEGARLEIDRARSVEPGLVEGETRQWKAGAIFLATGKSDVRGQIRPRTAADPALGLRLRLPASERLQAILRGRIELHLFEGGYAGIVLQDGGTANVCLALRKSLLAEAGGDPLALLDWLASQYPRFGERMEFAPRGLAIDTVGSVPYGWIARSSQEGLYRLGDQAAVTPSLAGEGMAIAMASGEAAARAWLSGMNAPRFQQAFARRAGRPVRTAGIIWNLAESDRGGRLLTRLAAGAPWLARAAMALTRI
- a CDS encoding branched-chain amino acid aminotransferase, with amino-acid sequence MDFAHLPHPAPVPGETRAEAIADPGFGSVFTDHMVVIDFHADRGWHDARVTPREALTLDPACAVLHYAQEIFEGLKAYRHPDGSLALFRPLVNAARLNRSADRLAMPNLPEDLFVEACRQLVIKDRDWFPTVEGGSLYLRPFMFASEAFLGVRPAREYKFLVIASPVGNYFKSGVPAVSIWVSQDYVRAAPGGTGAAKTGGNYAASLVPQAEAISKGHDQVVFLDAVERRWIEELGGMNLFFVFADGSVITPPLGGTILPGVTRDSLIQLLRDEGLTIREERYAIDQWRSDAESGRLIETMACGTAAVVTPVGKVASPDFEFSIGSGGPGQLTQRLRERLVGIQRGTVPDPHGWVMPL